A region of the Planctomycetota bacterium genome:
TCCATACCCGGTTACCAGATTCAGGGCAAGCTCGGCTCGGGCGGGATGGGCATCGTCTTTAAGGCGCTTGACATCAAAAACAACCGAACGGTCGCTTTGAAACTCCTTTACCCAAAGACGGTCCAGAATAAAACCTTCCTCGACCGCTTCGCCCGCGAGGCAAAACTCCTTATGAAGTTCGACCACCCCAATATCGTCAAGGGCTACCAGGTGGCGAATTACAAAGGGCTTTACTTCCTCGCCATGGAATATATCGAGGGTAAATCCGCCCAGCAGCTACTTGATGAAAAAGGCCCTTTCAAGGAAGACTTCGCCACCTACACCATCCTCCAGGCCGCCAAGGCACTGGAGTATATGCAGAAAGAGGGTATTATCCACCGTGATGTCAAGCCGGATAACCTCCTGATTACGCCGGATAATAAAGTAAAACTCTGCGACCTCGGCTTTGCTCAGCCGATTGGCTGCGCGACGACAGAGACATCCACAGATACAACCTGCGGGACTCCGCAATATATGTCGCCGGAACAGGCAAAGGGAAAAGCGGATATCGATATCAGGAGCGATATTTACTCGCTCGGCGCGACTTTTTATCATCTCGTCATCGGCAAGACCCCGTTCCAAGGGACCGATAATATGGAAATCATGGCAAAGCAGGTTTTGGACAGCCTGCAATCAGACGAGGTAAAAAACAGGCGTTTATCCCCCTTAACGCTTTATTTCATAGAAAAGATGATGGCAAAGGAAAAGGAAATCCGCTACCAGAACCCGACCGAGGTCATCGAGGATATCGAGGCGCAGACCGCCGGCTTCAAAAGCCTGTTTTACGAGAAACCCGCCACGCCGACTCAACCGAAAACAACGGAAACGGAACCGAAACAACCGACCCGCATGAGCCGTCTGGAAGAAATACGCAAGAAATACGGGAAGAAGTAATTTAAAACTAACCACAGAGAAAGACCGAGAATAAAAACCCTTTTGTCTACTCTGTGCCCTCTGTGGTTATCTCTTTTATTTGACCTCCCCTCCCTATTTTTGATATAAATCTAACCTTAATAACTTATCCGGATAGATTACCTATGAAAACCGATATATTACGCAGGAAATTCCTCTCATTCTTCGAGAGTAAAGGGCATACCGTAATGCCTTCGGCGCCCTTAATCCCGGAAAACGACCAGACGCTCCTTTTCACCGGAGCCGGGATGAATCCCTTCAAGGAATTCTACCTCGGCAAAACCAAACCCCCTTTCCCGCGCATCACCACCGTCCAAAAATGCATGCGCACCGTGGATATCGAAAGGGTCGGCCGGACCGCCGCGCACCATACCTTCTTTGAAATGCTCGGCAATTTCTCCTTCGGCGATTATTTCAAGCGGGAGACCATCGCCTGGGCATGGGAATTCCTGCTCAAAGAACTGAAAATACCGGAAAGCCGTCTCCTCGTTTCCGTTTATAAAGACGACCAGGAATCCTACGATATCTGGCTAAAGGAAATAATGCTCCCGCCGGAAAAGATATATAAACTGGGTGCCAAGGATAACTTCTGGCCCTCGAACGCACCCCTTGACGGTCCCAACGGACCCTGCGGCCCCTGCTCGGAAATATTCTACGACTTCGGCAAAGAACACGGCTGCGGACTGCCGACCTGCAGTATCGAATGCGATTGCAACCGCTTTGTCGAGATATGGAATCTTGTCTTTACCCAATTCGACCGGCAGGAAGACGGCTCTTTGAATCCGCTCCCCCAGAAAAATATCGATACCGGAATGGGTTTGGAACGCCTCGCCGCCGTGATGCAGAACGTCATCAGTAATTTTGAGATAGATATCTTTAAGCCCCTGATAAAAGAAACCGCTGCCATCCTGAAGGTCGAATACGATACAGACCGCGAGGAAGGCGCCCGGATAAAAAGGATTGTTGACCACGCGCGGGCTCTCGTCTTTACCTCTTCAGAAGGATTATTGCCATCCAACGAAGGCCGCGGATATGTCGTGCGCCGGATTCTGCGCCGCGCCGCGCGCGACGGCCGGACGCTCGGAATGAAAGAGCCTTTCATTTATAAGCTTGTTCCGGCGGTCATCAATGTGATGAAAGAAGGCTACCCGGAATTACCCGATAAGGAAAACCACATCGTCCGCATCATCAAGGCGGAGGAATCCAAGTTCCTGGAAACCGTCGAACAGGGCATGGCATTGCTGGATGAAATCATAAACACCCTCGCGCCCAAGGGGATAAAACTCTTCCCGGGCGATGAGGCGTTCAAACTCTACGATACCTACGGATTCCCCATGGACCTGACCGAATCAATCCTGCGCGAACGGGGCTTCAAGCTGGATTTGCAGGGCTACGAAAACGCCATGAAAAACCAGCGCACGCGCTCGCGCGCCTCTTCCCAGATAGCCCAGAAGATATTCGCGGAAACACCCATATCGGAGGTGAAAAGCTTCCTTAAGGAAACCAAGTTCGTCGGCTATGAAGTGACCGAATCCCCCGTCAAAATCGTCGCCATCCTCTCCGGCGGCAAGCTGGTTCCAGATGCAACGAAGGGAACGGAAGTCTCCGTAATTACGGAAAAGACGCCCTTTTACGGCGAAAGCGGCGGGCAGGTCGGTGATACCGGAATCATAAAAAGCGATGCGGTGGAAATATCCATAACCGATACCCAGCATATAGAGGATTACATCATCCATATCGGCAAGGTCAAGAAAGGCTCGGTTAAATCGGGCGAAGTGCTGACCGCTCTGGTGAACCTCGCGCGCCGTAAATCCATCGCGCGCAATCACACGGCAACCCATATTCTCCAAAACGCTTTGCGGAGCATTGCCGGAGAGCATATCGAGCAATCAGGGTCGCTGGTCGAACCGGAACGCCTGCGCTTTGACTTCGCGCATTTTAATCCGCTCTCTCCCGACGAGCTTAAGCTCATCGAAGACCGCGTGAACGATAAAATATTGGAAGGCCTTTCGGTAAATACCCGGCTTCTCACTTTGGAGGAAGCCAAAAAGCAGGGAGCTCTGGCATTCTTCGGCGATAAATACGGGGAAAACGTCCGCATGGTCGAAATCTCCGGTTTAAGCCGCGAGCTCTGCGGCGGCACCCACGTTTCTAATACCGGCGAAATCGGCATGTTTAAAATCATAAGCGAGGCATCAATAGCCTCAGGCACGCGCCGTATAGAAGCGGTCACCGGCACCGGAGCCATCAAACTCTTCCGCGAGGAGGAACAGATTCTAAAAGATATTACGGGATTATTGGAAACCGTCCCGGCAAAGGCAATCGCTAAGACAAAGACGATGCTCGCGGAAATAAAGACCCTGCGCCAGGAAACGAGCAAGTATTGCCAGCAGAATAACCAGGAACTCGCCAAGGAATTTCTCGCCCGCGCGCAGGATTTGAAAGGCATAAAAATAGTCGCGGAACTGCTTCCGGATAAAACCGTAGATGATATGCGCCTGATGAGCGATTCTTTGATGAATAATCCAAGCCCCGTCATTGCGTTTATCGGGACGGAGGCAAATAAGCGCGCGACCATCATACTGGCAATCTCGCCGAAACTCGCGGAAAAGGGGCTGGACGCGGTCGGCATCATCAAGGAAGTGGCGGTAACGATAGGCGGCAGCGGCGGCGGGCGCAAGGACTTCGCGCAGGCAGGCGGCAAGGAACCGGGGAAACTGAAGGACGCCCGCGACCAGTTCCTGAAAATAATTGCTCAAAAGTTATAAGTTACAGGTTACAAGTTATTGTGCAGAAACAGGGCGTTCGCTCCGCTCCGCAAGCTAATGAACAATTGAACTATTTAACAAATGAACTCGGAGTCCCGATTTATCGGGACGGACGTCCCCGAAAGCTAATGAACTATTGAGCCGATGAACAAATGAACCCGGAGTCCCGATTTATCGGGACGAACGTCCCCGAAGCCCGCCTAAGCGGGAGAGCGGGATAACTTCATATGAATTTAATCATCAACGGTCAGCAAAAGGAAATGCCGAACAATCTCACCGTATCGGCGTTATTAACCGAACTCCGTATAAACCCGCTGGGCGTGGCGGTGGAACTGAATCTGAAGATTATCAGCCGGAAGCTATAATCTATTGCGTTAGCGTAATTCTCTTAATTAACCGAATAAATTGTTGACTCAAAAGGTGTAATTTACTACACTTATCGGTGTAATAAGGAGAGCTCATGATTCCTCTACGAAGCGGGATAACCATTAAACTGCTTGATTATTTCTTCCTTAATCCGCAGGAAAGCCTCTATGTCAACGAGTTAAGCCGGAAGCTGGACATGGATAAAAGGAATCTGGTAAAGAAAATAAGGCAATTGGAAAGCGAAGGTATCTTAAAAAGCCAAGCCAGGGGGAATTTAAAATTATATTCCGTTAATAAAGCCTATCCTTTATACGAAGAGCTCAGAAAAATATTCCTTAAAACAATCGGGCTGGAAAGCAGGCTGAAAAAAGCCGCCAAGTCGGTAAAAGGCATCAGGGAAGCTTACATTTACGGCTCTTATGCCGGCAATAAAATGGAAGCTCACAGCGATATTGATTTATTGGTTATAGGCGTCCATAACATCGCACAACTGCAGAAAGGGATTAACCTTTTGCAAAAGGAAACCGGCCGTGAAATAAACACGGTTAATATGGATGAAAACGAATACTGCAAGCGGATTAAGAACAAAGACCCGTTTATTCGCGGCATCTTAAATAAAAAGCATGTCAGGATTATATGATAAAATTCGATGATAAATACTTCAGCCGGTTTAAATTTACGGATGAACAGGTGCGGAAAAACATGGATAATGCCGAGAAGGATTTGGCAATCGCCCGGAAAGACCAAATACCCGAGGTGAAGTTTAATTATGCCTACAGCGCGTTTATTAAATCCGGCATCGCTCTCTTAAGTTATCATGGGGCAAAAGTTAAAAGCGTGCCCGGGCATCACATCAAAATAATTGAGACAACGGCGGAGCTGTTAAAAGATGAAACGATTAACGACCTGGGCAATGTAATGCGGTCTAAACGGAATCGGGATTTATACGACGGCGGGATAGAGGTTACCGGAAAAGAATGCCGTGAATACATTGGCTTTGCGGAAAAAGTGATTGCGAAGATAAAACAACTACTCCTGAACGAATGAGCCCGGAGTCTCGATATATCGGGACGGAGTGGGATAACTTCATATGAATTTAATAATAAATGGCCAGCAAAAAGAAATGCCCGATAACCTGACGCTTTCGGCATTATTAACCGAACTCCGTATAAACCCGCTGGGCGTGGCGGTGGAACTGAACCTGAAAATCATCCCCAAGACCGATTACGCCAAGACGCAGTTAAAAGAAAATGACAAGCTGGAGATTATTTCGTTTGTCGGGGGAGGATAAAGGGAGTTACAGGTTAGAAGTTATATACTTAACTTAAGGCGTCCACAAACTTCATGTCCCATTACCAAAATCCTGCGGTTTATTGACTTCACCTCTGCGTTAATGTATAATTATTAACACTCTAAATAAAAGAAAGGAGCCTTATGGAAAACTTTTCAATGAAGAACGAGATATTCAAACTGTTGATAACCAACAATGTCCCCTTTGAAGGGGCGGAAACAATTCTTTCCCAATGTCTTAACTTTATGAAAAATACCGGAAAACTGGGTGAAGTTGTGCATTCTTTGGGATTGGAACTCTCCAGGTTCAGGCAGAATGAAGCGCTGGAGTTCTATTACGATATAAAAAAGGACGGGGAAGACCTTGCCTATATTTCTAAAGGCTGGGAAGACCCCGGTTTTCGTTTGGGCGAATTGATAATCATCCCGTTTAAAGACCTGAATATATTCAGGCAAAACTCTGATAAAATACTTAATATCTGCTCCACGCAGGTGATTGCCTGCGGCGTTAACGCGACGCCTAAAAGCGAATTGCAGCTGGATTTGACAATCCCCATTTACCAGGACGGGCTGACCGCGAAAACGCTCAAAGACGCTCTGGACACGATGAAAACCTGCGTCACTAAAATCAAGGCGTTCTTCAGATAATAAGAAAGGAGTGTTTATGAGGTATTTAGTGATATTGTTTGTGCTTATGGCTATGCTGAGTGGATGTAGCAGAAAGCCTGCTGTGCCTGAGGCTTTTAAAGGGCAATTAATGAAGTTTTTAGATGCAGGAACCAAGATAAATGTGATGCTGCATGGGCAATTGTCTTATACTGAGTTTAGACAGCAGCTCGCTGATACTAAGGCAGCTCACGATTTAATGGGTTCGATGTGGCCGGGTGCGCTATCGCAAAGCTTTGATGATGGATTTGCGAAGGCAATAGAAGGGTGGGATTTAGTTCTAAGTTTGTGGACGTTTAAAGTGGATGGTGAGTATCCTCCGTCCGAGGTGGGAAATAATGGCTACGATTTCTATGTTGCTTATGAGGGAGATAAAGTGTGGACGGAAGAGTTCAAGAGTGACTGTCCTGATATAAGCAAACGAGGCAAGTTGTTTATTCCTGTTAACGAGAATGTTCGTATAATAGGCGACATAGCTGGTGAAGCGTTTGAGGATGGAAGAAATAAAATATTAAAGGAGTTAGAAAAGTGAAATAAGTGTGCTTTAGGACGTTATATTTATGCAAAGAATAATTGAAAGATTTAATATCTGCGCTACTCAAGTGATTGCCTGCGGCGTTAAATCAACGGATAGAAGCGAACTACAATTAAATTTGACAATTCCCATTTACCAGGGCGGTCTTACCGTAATCACGCTTAAAGATGCCTTGGATACGATGAAAACCTGCGTCACACAAGTAAAAGCTTTTTTCCCGCGGTAAAATATAGGGAGTAAGTTAATGGAAAAAGAAATATATCGGGCAGAGGAAATAACAAATAAGGAAAGGGCGATAATCTACGGAATAATCCGGAAAGACGGCACCGTATCCACCAGATACAGCAGTGAACCGATTTTCCCTGCCAAGTTGGCCGAAGAATTACGCCAAAACGATGACTTAAAACGAAAATGCCCCATAGACGAAAATGGAAACGTTAAAGTAAACGAAATAGATAAAAAAGAAATAACCCGATTAATGATTGATAATAAGGAACAGGTTTTCAGCCGTCTTTGTAGCGAGCGGAGCGAGGATTTGGTAACTTTTACGGTGTTCGAAAGCCTTAATATAATCCATGGTCGGGACGAAAACAATACGCCGTTTGATATCACTCCTTTGCTCGGCGGGCAAAAAGTAAGGTATAGGAATAAAGTCAGGCTTTGGTTTGGAGCAAACGGTGACACCTTGTTTTGGAGGCCGTTAGATGATAAAGATATTCCACCGGATAAATACAATCCGGCTCTTCTGGATACCATAAAGAAAATAGAAATTCATCCCAGGGAAATAGGCGGTCATATACAAAGAACCGAATCGGATGCCGTTCATGTAAACAGCGATAAAAAGACCATGGTGTTTCTGGATGCCAAATTAACTGCCCAATCTTCCCCTTGTTATTCTGCCGAGCAAAAAGCCTGCCGACTTTATGTTAAATGTTCAAGGAGTGATGGGGGGCATCAGAAGGAAAACCATTGCGATTATTGGGGAAGCGATAATTTTGCAGAAAAAGATTTAATTCCCAAATACTTTAATTCCATAAAAAAACCGGAAAACATTTCAGGGGAAGTGGATAACCAAATTGCCTTCTGTAATAAATATTACCAGCTTATGAGAAACTGGCTTTTCGGTAATATACTGGTGGATACAGTTGATGCTTTTAAAGGATGGGATTTCCACCTGGTTCACGTCGGTGATATAAATCACCTGCAAGATATGGAGTTTTACCTTGGGTTTAAAAAGCATTTGAAAGAAATTGATATAGAAGGGCAACCTTCCCGGACATTTGCCTTAACCACTTGGCAGCATATCGCCTCGTCTGTCGGGCAAACATTCCCCGCCGATGAAAAAGCATTGTCTCTTTTGGGTTGGCTTTCCAATCACCCTGTAACAGGCTCTATTTACGGACAACATAATTGCTTATTTCGATAACTGATTAATAAATGGGGACTTTAGCTGTATATAAGTGTAATAACTGCGGAAATCAATTTGAAGCTTCCAAGGGAGGGGGATTTAACTTTGTCGAATATAGGTGTGTTAAATGTGATTATATAAAAGGCGTGCCGAGCAAGAATAAAGGCGGCAAATATTATAAAAAGATTCCCACTAAACTAATAGGTGTATGCAATAAATGCGGAGGTGAACTGGACAATAAACTGCATCCCATGTGTCCGAAATGTAAAAAAAGAGATGTAACAGAAAAAGAAGTATTGTTGTATTATGATTAAAAAACGGTTTAGAAAGAATGTTTTGCTTGGATAATTCAGGGCATCCATCCCGAATTTCAAATCCCCCTTGACACTTGAAGTTTGTAATACATCCCCACGGAAAAAACCTACCATTTCGCTGAGCCTCGGACACCATTATCCACTATGTCTGATAGCAAGGCGCAGAGGAACGGTCTTCATTATGCACAGGATTCCTTAGCATTCCGCACAGGATCGGTCAGCAAGGCGCACCAGACCAGTCACCATTATCCACCGGATTCCTCTCCATTCCGCAATGTATAAGTCACCATGGCGCAGAGGATTCCTCAGCATGATGCAAAGGATTCCTCAGCATGGCGCAAAGAGAGAGACATACTACTCCCGCTCATCCGTTCCAATTCTCATCAGTATTAGCTTCTATCCCTGAGTATGGCAGATTAAACGATTAGTAGTGCCAGTCTCTATGGTCAAGATGGGTACGATAAATGATTAAGAGGGGTAGACTAAATGGCTTAGAGCGGTAGATTAAATGATTAGTAGTGCCGGATTAAATGATAAGGATGGGTAGGATAAATAGTTGAGAGGGGTAGTCTAAATGGTTATGACGGGTAGATTAAATGGCTGGGATGGGTAGACTAAATGGCTATAGTGGGTAGTCTAAATGGTAAAGAGTGGTAGATTAAGTGGTAGGGATGGGTAGGGGGTATGGTACCACCACCCCCAAAAAGTTAGAATACCACTTATTAGCAGGTTTAAATCAATATAAGCAGTAATCAGCCTATTTTAGGCTCTTTTTCGAAATAACCACTACCAAAAAAACACTGTTTTTTGGGTAGACCTCTACCACTTTTTAGGTGTTTTGAAGGGGTTTTGTACACTGATTCAGCAGATTTTGCTGATTTATCCGTTAAATCTGTTTAATCCGCTTACAGAACTCAATATATTAAAAATGGCGTCAAATATACGCGTTTTCATGGAATAAACGGAAAGATTGGGTTGACAAAGTGGAAGAAAATGCTTGACAAAGTGGAATAAATAAGTTGACAAGAATGGATTAGAATGTCAGAATATCAGGATACCAGATGACCAGAAAAAAACAGACTATCAGAAAATCAGAATAACAGAATGCCTAAATCTGATGCTCCCGCCAAAGGCGAGGCTCGCCGAAAGCGGCTGATAATCTGATGCTCTGATACTCTGATAATCTTTAAGCCTATGCCAAGAAGATGTATTTTCATCCAGCTGGATAAATCCGAGATTGCCTCGCTCCAGCACTTTATGTCCCGGATGTCGGTCGAAGGCAACCACCACGCGCGGAAACGCGCCCAGGCAGTCTGGTTTTCCCACGAATTCCATACCGTGGAACGAATCGCCGAAGAACTTTAAACCTCTCCCCGCTCGGTTTACCAATGGCTCAAACTCTATAAAGAAAAAGGGCTGAACGGATTTATTTATCCGATACGCTCCAGGAAATTAACCGCCCAACAGATTGATGAGATTATGTCCGTCAGCGGATGGTCCGCTTATATGATAAAAAGAAGGGTATCCACCGAAGGCTGGTCATCACGCAAAATCGCCCAGTGGATAAAAGACAACTGGAATATAAATATCTCCCATGAACGCTTAAGGCAGATTATAAATAAGAAACTGCGCGGAGGTTAAACATGTCCCCGAATTATACGCGCAAAGAGGTTATTCTTTTATAGGCAACTGGATTGTAATCCTCTCCGAGACGGTGCCTTTCTTGGTATCCATAATCCTGAAAGATAG
Encoded here:
- a CDS encoding serine/threonine protein kinase; translated protein: MAENNNASQSQSGGASIPGYQIQGKLGSGGMGIVFKALDIKNNRTVALKLLYPKTVQNKTFLDRFAREAKLLMKFDHPNIVKGYQVANYKGLYFLAMEYIEGKSAQQLLDEKGPFKEDFATYTILQAAKALEYMQKEGIIHRDVKPDNLLITPDNKVKLCDLGFAQPIGCATTETSTDTTCGTPQYMSPEQAKGKADIDIRSDIYSLGATFYHLVIGKTPFQGTDNMEIMAKQVLDSLQSDEVKNRRLSPLTLYFIEKMMAKEKEIRYQNPTEVIEDIEAQTAGFKSLFYEKPATPTQPKTTETEPKQPTRMSRLEEIRKKYGKK
- the alaS gene encoding alanine--tRNA ligase gives rise to the protein MKTDILRRKFLSFFESKGHTVMPSAPLIPENDQTLLFTGAGMNPFKEFYLGKTKPPFPRITTVQKCMRTVDIERVGRTAAHHTFFEMLGNFSFGDYFKRETIAWAWEFLLKELKIPESRLLVSVYKDDQESYDIWLKEIMLPPEKIYKLGAKDNFWPSNAPLDGPNGPCGPCSEIFYDFGKEHGCGLPTCSIECDCNRFVEIWNLVFTQFDRQEDGSLNPLPQKNIDTGMGLERLAAVMQNVISNFEIDIFKPLIKETAAILKVEYDTDREEGARIKRIVDHARALVFTSSEGLLPSNEGRGYVVRRILRRAARDGRTLGMKEPFIYKLVPAVINVMKEGYPELPDKENHIVRIIKAEESKFLETVEQGMALLDEIINTLAPKGIKLFPGDEAFKLYDTYGFPMDLTESILRERGFKLDLQGYENAMKNQRTRSRASSQIAQKIFAETPISEVKSFLKETKFVGYEVTESPVKIVAILSGGKLVPDATKGTEVSVITEKTPFYGESGGQVGDTGIIKSDAVEISITDTQHIEDYIIHIGKVKKGSVKSGEVLTALVNLARRKSIARNHTATHILQNALRSIAGEHIEQSGSLVEPERLRFDFAHFNPLSPDELKLIEDRVNDKILEGLSVNTRLLTLEEAKKQGALAFFGDKYGENVRMVEISGLSRELCGGTHVSNTGEIGMFKIISEASIASGTRRIEAVTGTGAIKLFREEEQILKDITGLLETVPAKAIAKTKTMLAEIKTLRQETSKYCQQNNQELAKEFLARAQDLKGIKIVAELLPDKTVDDMRLMSDSLMNNPSPVIAFIGTEANKRATIILAISPKLAEKGLDAVGIIKEVAVTIGGSGGGRKDFAQAGGKEPGKLKDARDQFLKIIAQKL
- the thiS gene encoding sulfur carrier protein ThiS, with protein sequence MNLIINGQQKEMPNNLTVSALLTELRINPLGVAVELNLKIISRKL
- a CDS encoding nucleotidyltransferase domain-containing protein, with the translated sequence MIPLRSGITIKLLDYFFLNPQESLYVNELSRKLDMDKRNLVKKIRQLESEGILKSQARGNLKLYSVNKAYPLYEELRKIFLKTIGLESRLKKAAKSVKGIREAYIYGSYAGNKMEAHSDIDLLVIGVHNIAQLQKGINLLQKETGREINTVNMDENEYCKRIKNKDPFIRGILNKKHVRII
- the thiS gene encoding sulfur carrier protein ThiS, producing the protein MNLIINGQQKEMPDNLTLSALLTELRINPLGVAVELNLKIIPKTDYAKTQLKENDKLEIISFVGGG